One stretch of Hevea brasiliensis isolate MT/VB/25A 57/8 chromosome 12, ASM3005281v1, whole genome shotgun sequence DNA includes these proteins:
- the LOC131171442 gene encoding disease resistance protein LAZ5-like, with translation MSYLHFLLVHNSLSLGLFSANTLVSLCLASSEVPVWFNSQGSGSSLEVQLPPYWLNYGWGGFFLSGVFRFHHDQPPSVDSCTVACDLHAYNLPSEQSLFLGRSTMEIAQYLCITSDQLWVSFVPPSSITCLDQLEGCNQLKASFSSDQLEVKHCGLRLMYYEDELCKEFMLCDEPFENLGLPGITIAEVRLNSFFKSALAFRARKQAHWL, from the exons ATGAGTTACCTGCATTTCTTATTGGTGCATAACTCTCTCTCTCTG GGACTCTTTAGTGCAAACACCCTTGTATCATTGTGTTTAGCCTCAAGTGAAGTTCCTGTGTGGTTCAACAGTCAAGGCTCGGGGTCTTCATTAGAAGTGCAGCTACCTCCTTATTGGTTGAATTACGGATGGGGAGGATTCTTTTTATCTGGAGTTTTTAGATTCCATCATGATCAGCCTCCTTCAGTGGATAGTTGTACTGTTGCCTGTGACTTGCATGCATACAATTTGCCGTCGGAACAAAGTTTGTTTCTAGGTCGCTCTACGATGGAAATCGCTCAATATTTATGCATCACTTCTGATCAACTTTGGGTTAGCTTTGTGCCTCCTAGCTCCATAACTTGTCTAGATCAGTTGGAAGGGTGTAATCAACTTAAGGCGTCATTTTCTTCTGACCAGTTAGAGGTGAAGCATTGTGGACTTCGTCTAATGTATTATGAGGATGAATTATGTAAGGAATTCATGTTGTGCGATGAGCCTTTTGAGAATTTGGGTCTCCCAGGAATAACTATTGCAGAGGTACGTTTAAATAGCTTTTTTAAAAGCGCATTGGCTTTTCGTGCCAGGAAACAAGCGCATTGGCTTTAA
- the LOC110650070 gene encoding disease resistance protein RPV1-like has translation MTQVANLSGWNLQDREESEFIQDITKDVLNKLRRFSHSIAKDFVGMDSRLEKMRLCININELNNVKTVGICGMGGIGKTTIASVTYKEMQCQFEGSAFLADVRETSRKYGLFTLQRRLLCATLMERDIDVYDEYNGVYHIKNRLSRKKVLVILDDVDELEQLELLVGKKDENWFGVGSRIIITTRDEHLLIQHQVDQIYRVEELNHREALQLFCLKAFKKDCPPQDYMELSNEAVNYAGGLPLALNVLGSSLYARSVKEWNSALKRLKEIPNEKILSKLEISFDGLEEVQKKIFLDIACFFKGKMKRYVMKVLESGGLYPAIGIRELIDKSLITISDNCVWMHDLLEEMGQEIVHRECREEPGRRSRLWLYTDVCHILMNDTGTNLIEGVVLDYMFDQGERYMSSKAFLKMKALRLLIICNLNLSKDIEYLSNELRYLEWRGYPFKSLPQTFQLDQLAELHLSYSRIEQLWKGVRPLKLLKIIDLSYSKKLIKTPDFREIPYLEELILECCTGLLEVHHSIGLLERLVLLNMKNCKSLTALPSSLCNLKSLKVFILTGCSNLEELKDNIGDMTSLDVFEIAGIGSTSLPLAQPWDCLCPWWLMPKKPTPAMSFELPSLRGFCILRRLNLSHCGLTDATIPFDLSCFPFLQ, from the exons ATGACTCAAGTGGCCAATCTTTCTGGATGGAATTTACAAGACAG GGAGGAGTCAGAGTTTATTCAGGATATCACTAAAGATGTACTTAACAAATTGAGAAGATTTAGTCATAGCATAGCCAAGGATTTTGTTGGAATGGATTCACGATTAGAGAAAATGAGATTGTGTATCAATATAAATGAGCTAAATAATGTCAAAACGGTAGGTATTTGTGGGATGGGTGGCATTGGAAAAACAACTATTGCCAGTGTCACCTACAAGGAAATGCAATGCCAATTTGAGGGTAGTGCTTTTCTTGCGGATGTTAGAGAAACTTCAAGAAAATATGGTTTGTTCACTTTACAAAGACGACTTTTATGTGCAACATTGATGGAAAGAGACATAGATGTGTACGATGAATACAATGGAGTTTATCACATAAAAAATAGGCTATCTCGAAAGAAGGTTTTGGTCATTCTTGATGATGTTGATGAGTTAGAGCAATTAGAATTATTAGTTGGAAAAAAAGATGAAAACTGGTTTGGAGTTGGAAGTAGAATCATAATAACGACTAGGGATGAACATTTGTTGATCCAACATCAAGTAGATCAAATATATAGGGTTGAGGAGTTAAATCATCGTGAAGCCCTTCAACTCTTTTGCTTGAAAGCCTTTAAGAAAGATTGTCCACCACAAGATTACATGGAGCTATCCAACGAAGCTGTAAACTATGCAGGTGGCCTCCCATTAGCGCTTAATGTTTTGGGTTCCTCCTTGTATGCTAGATCTGTGAAAGAATGGAACAGTGCATTGAAGAGGTTGAAAGAAATTCCCAATGAAAAAATTCTAAGTAAGCTTGAAAtaagttttgatggattggaggaagtacaaaaaaaaatatttctagaCATCGCATGCTTTTTCAAAGGAAAAATGAAACGTTATGTGATGAAAGTACTGGAAAGTGGTGGATTATACCCAGCTATTGGTATAAGGGAGCTCATCGATAAATCTCTCATAACTATTTCAGACAACTGTGTGTGGATGCATGATTTGCTGGAAGAAATGGGTCAAGAAATTGTTCATCGAGAATGTCGAGAAGAGCCTGGACGACGTAGTAGACTATGGCTTTATACGGATGTCTGTCACATCTTAATGAATGATACG GGAACAAATCTAATTGAAGGTGTAGTCCTGGATTATATGTTTGATCAAGGAGAAAGATACATGAGTTCTAAAGCCTTCTTGAAGATGAAAGCTCTCAGATTGCTCATAATTTGCAATTTAAACCTCTCCAAAGACATTGAATATCTTTCCAATGAATTAAGGTACTTGGAATGGCGTGGGTATCCTTTCAAATCTTTGCCACAAACTTTTCAACTAGATCAACTTGCTGAGCTCCATTTGTCTTATAGCAGAATTGAACAATTATGGAAGGGAGTAAGA CCTTTAAAGTTGTTGAAGATAATTGATCTTAGTTACTCCAAAAAATTAATCAAGACACCCGACTTTAGAGAGATCCCATACCTTGAAGAGTTGATTCTTGAATGTTGTACAGGATTACTTGAAGTACACCATTCTATTGGACTTCTAGAAAGGCTTGTTTTACTGAACATGAAGAATTGCAAAAGCCTTACAGCTCTTCCAAGTAGCCTGTGTAATTTGAAGTCTCTTAAAGTTTTCATATTGACTGGCTGCTCAAATCTTGAAGAATTGAAAGATAATATAGGGGATATGACATCTTTGGATGTGTTTGAAATAGCAGGAATCGGTTCAACATCATTGCCATTAGCTCAGCCATGGGATTGTCTTTGCCCATGGTGGCTAATGCCTAAGAAGCCTACACCTGCCATGTCCTTTGAGTTGCCTTCTTTAAGAGGTTTTTGCATTCTTAGGAGACTTAATCTAAGTCATTGCGGTCTCACCGATGCAACGATTCCTTTTGATCTAAGTTGTTTCCCATTTTTACAATAA
- the LOC110646206 gene encoding TMV resistance protein N — MEENSLALYSSSSSSSSSSSSSSSQQWKYDVFLSFSGKDTRKNFISHLYKEFCQKGIITFKDDRELEKGETISQELLKAIESSKISLVIFSKNYASSTWCLDELVKILECKNSGNQIVLPIFYDVNPSEVRKQNGSFENDFEHYQQNDERVQRWRLAMTQVVNFSGWNLQDRFKFAELQGKLSWASIKRC; from the coding sequence ATGGAGGAAAACTCTTTAGCTTTatattcatcatcatcatcatcatcatcatcttcttcttcttcttcttctcaacAATGGAAATATGATGTTTTTCTTAGCTTTAGTGGCAAAGATACCCGTAAGAATTTTATTAGTCATTTGTATAAAGAGTTTTGCCAAAAAGGAATCATCACATTCAAGGATGATAGAGAACTTGAGAAAGGGGAAACTATttctcaagaactcctcaaagcaATTGAAAGCTCCAAAATTTCTCTTGTCATCTTTTCAAAAAATTATGCTTCTTCAACATGGTGTTTGGATGAActcgtaaaaattttagaatgcaaGAACTCTGGCAACCAAATAGTTTTGCCCATTTTCTATGATGTGAATCCATCAGAAGTTCGAAAGCAGAATGGGAGTTTTGAAAATGACTTTGAACATTATCAGCAGAACGACGAGAGGGTGCAACGGTGGAGACTTGCTATGACTCAAGTGGTCAATTTTTCTGGATGGAATTTACAAGACAG